A stretch of the Bacillus licheniformis DSM 13 = ATCC 14580 genome encodes the following:
- a CDS encoding TIGR01777 family oxidoreductase: MKIAIAGGTGFIGRHLTNALTARGHHVYILTRKPAETEQKNTSFVLWQKNGARPEKDLTDIDVWINLAGKSLFGRWNEKTKAEIATSRLRSVEESARIIQSLQKKPNTLIQASAVGIYGTSLEQTFTEESPVSAEDFLSRTTALWEQAAEPIEALGIRTVWMRFGLVLGKDGGALPKMALPYQLFAGGRIGSGRQWVPWIHIEDAVGMILSAIEQTLMSGPVNVTAPNPVQMDTFGQTVAKVEKRPHWLPVPEFAIKGVLGEMSMLVLKGQRVLPKKALQNGYHFLYPDLEDALHNLLA; the protein is encoded by the coding sequence ATGAAGATTGCGATTGCCGGGGGGACAGGTTTTATCGGCAGACATTTGACAAACGCCTTAACCGCCCGGGGACATCACGTCTATATTTTAACAAGAAAACCGGCCGAAACCGAACAAAAAAACACTTCTTTCGTTCTCTGGCAAAAAAACGGCGCCCGTCCTGAAAAAGATCTGACCGATATCGATGTTTGGATCAATTTAGCCGGAAAATCGCTTTTCGGCCGTTGGAATGAAAAAACGAAGGCGGAGATCGCGACAAGCCGCCTCCGCTCTGTGGAGGAGTCGGCCCGCATCATACAAAGTCTTCAGAAGAAGCCGAACACCCTCATTCAGGCGAGCGCAGTCGGAATTTACGGAACCAGTCTTGAACAGACATTCACGGAGGAATCTCCAGTTTCGGCTGAGGATTTTTTAAGCAGAACGACAGCTTTGTGGGAACAGGCAGCCGAACCAATCGAAGCGCTTGGCATCCGCACCGTCTGGATGCGTTTTGGCCTTGTGCTTGGAAAAGACGGAGGCGCGCTCCCGAAAATGGCGCTCCCCTATCAATTGTTTGCAGGCGGACGCATCGGCTCGGGGCGGCAATGGGTGCCATGGATTCATATCGAAGACGCCGTCGGCATGATTTTATCTGCGATTGAACAGACGCTGATGTCCGGCCCCGTCAATGTCACGGCACCGAATCCCGTTCAGATGGATACATTCGGGCAAACCGTCGCGAAAGTAGAAAAACGCCCACACTGGCTCCCGGTTCCCGAATTTGCGATAAAAGGCGTACTTGGAGAAATGAGCATGCTCGTGCTGAAAGGACAGCGCGTCCTCCCGAAAAAAGCGCTTCAGAACGGCTATCATTTCTTATATCCCGATCTGGAAGATGCCCTGCACAACCTTCTGGCATAA
- the recX gene encoding recombination regulator RecX → MPYITKISAQKNNEERVNIFLDEKYAFSVDLDVLVKFDLRKGKELDELDIIEIQYGDDVKKGFKKALDYLSYRMRSTKEVQDHLKKKGVADSAITEILHMLKGYKYLDDREFAAAYVSTHRKTSGKGPDVLFRELKLKGIDDELIHEALSSFSFSDQVEAAVKHAEKVLKKEKKLSSKETKQAIEQHLVRKGFSFDVISAALQETDYENDDGAEREALEKQGEKAMKRYGYDGSYETKMKVKQYLFRKGFSIDLIDQFLDEKG, encoded by the coding sequence ATGCCATATATTACAAAGATTTCTGCCCAGAAAAACAATGAAGAGCGGGTCAATATTTTTCTGGATGAAAAATATGCGTTCAGCGTCGACCTGGACGTGCTCGTCAAGTTTGACCTGCGAAAAGGCAAAGAGCTTGATGAGCTTGATATCATTGAGATTCAATACGGAGACGACGTTAAAAAAGGGTTCAAAAAAGCGCTCGATTATTTGTCATACCGGATGCGCTCGACAAAGGAAGTTCAAGACCATCTTAAGAAAAAAGGCGTCGCAGACTCCGCGATCACAGAAATTCTGCATATGCTTAAAGGTTATAAATATTTGGACGACCGCGAATTTGCGGCTGCATATGTCAGCACCCACAGAAAAACGAGCGGCAAAGGCCCTGATGTCTTATTCAGAGAGCTTAAATTGAAAGGGATCGATGATGAACTGATTCATGAAGCGCTCAGTTCGTTTTCGTTTTCCGATCAGGTCGAGGCCGCGGTCAAGCATGCGGAAAAAGTACTGAAAAAAGAAAAAAAGCTGTCCTCCAAAGAGACGAAGCAGGCCATCGAACAGCACCTTGTCAGAAAGGGTTTCTCCTTCGATGTCATTTCGGCCGCGCTTCAGGAAACCGATTACGAAAACGACGATGGCGCTGAGAGAGAAGCGCTTGAGAAGCAAGGAGAAAAAGCAATGAAGAGGTACGGTTATGACGGATCATACGAAACGAAAATGAAGGTCAAACAGTATCTGTTTAGAAAAGGATTTTCAATTGACTTGATTGACCAATTTTTAGATGAAAAGGGATGA
- a CDS encoding YfhH family protein has product MEKRYSEMTAHELHQEIAGLTEKARKAEQMGIVNELAVHERKIAMAKAYLLDPADFKAGNVYEIEDGGDDFHIRYLNGVFAWGYRLSSPDHEEALPISLLKEKG; this is encoded by the coding sequence ATGGAGAAAAGATACAGTGAAATGACTGCACACGAACTGCACCAGGAAATTGCGGGTCTGACCGAAAAGGCAAGAAAAGCAGAACAAATGGGGATTGTGAATGAACTGGCCGTTCACGAACGGAAAATCGCGATGGCGAAAGCCTACCTTCTTGATCCGGCCGATTTTAAAGCCGGCAACGTATACGAAATCGAAGATGGGGGCGACGATTTCCATATCCGCTATTTAAACGGCGTATTCGCCTGGGGATACCGTCTTTCGTCACCGGATCATGAAGAGGCTCTGCCAATTTCTTTATTAAAAGAAAAGGGCTAA
- a CDS encoding YpzG family protein translates to MCANRKPYTNDFNQMKTQNYPQPWANTKHARAQVNGETQQTQDLIILQRNTRIRTR, encoded by the coding sequence TTGTGTGCAAATCGCAAACCGTATACAAACGATTTTAACCAGATGAAAACGCAAAACTATCCGCAGCCATGGGCAAACACAAAGCATGCGCGCGCACAGGTGAACGGAGAAACGCAGCAGACTCAGGACCTCATCATTCTCCAGCGCAACACGCGCATCCGGACAAGATAG
- a CDS encoding small, acid-soluble spore protein K, translating into MRNKSRGFPNMNNNKFEGEPRAKDDFASKRPDGSTNTHPQERMRASGKR; encoded by the coding sequence ATGCGAAATAAATCAAGAGGCTTTCCGAACATGAACAACAATAAATTTGAAGGCGAGCCCCGGGCCAAAGATGATTTTGCTTCAAAGCGCCCTGACGGAAGCACAAATACTCATCCTCAAGAAAGAATGAGGGCTTCCGGCAAACGCTAA
- a CDS encoding YfhJ family protein: MEEYFEKLTNALLEKNHMLSYAQARTWVELLWGDFEATFAKAGHPYRGKELTERVVKEWIEHYGSQLHLFQNDKPSYQDLFSGARGLLH, encoded by the coding sequence GTGGAAGAGTACTTTGAAAAACTGACAAATGCGCTTCTTGAAAAAAATCATATGCTGAGCTACGCACAAGCCAGAACATGGGTTGAACTGCTGTGGGGCGATTTCGAGGCGACATTTGCAAAGGCCGGCCACCCGTACAGAGGAAAAGAGCTGACAGAGCGAGTCGTCAAAGAGTGGATTGAGCACTACGGCAGCCAGTTGCATTTATTTCAAAATGACAAGCCTTCTTACCAGGATCTGTTCTCCGGAGCCCGCGGGCTGCTTCATTAA
- a CDS encoding glycosyltransferase family 2 protein, protein MKKGFVSIIIPSYNEASNIKLIYESLRNEFQSIDYDYEIYYINDGSTDRTLEEIKKLAEKSEHVKYISFSRNFGKEAAILAGFQHARGDAVVVMDADLQHPTYLLHDFIKGYEEGYDQVVAQRNRKGDNPVRSYLSSLYYRFINNAVEVDLRDGVGDFRLLSRKAVNAMLKLSEGNRFSKGLFCWIGFDQKIVYYENVERKNGKSKWSFRHLLNYGIDGIVSFNNRPLRMCFYAGIFILFLSLIYIAATFIRILKYGVIVPGYFTIISAVLFLGGVQLLSLGIIGEYIGRIYYETKKRPHYLIQEANIAHGETHENRES, encoded by the coding sequence GTGAAGAAAGGATTCGTTTCAATCATTATTCCTTCATACAATGAAGCAAGCAATATTAAATTGATTTATGAATCGTTAAGGAACGAATTTCAATCCATTGATTATGATTATGAAATTTATTACATAAATGATGGAAGCACTGATCGAACATTGGAGGAAATTAAAAAACTAGCCGAAAAAAGCGAGCATGTGAAATATATTTCGTTTTCACGGAATTTCGGCAAGGAGGCAGCCATCCTTGCCGGTTTTCAGCATGCCCGCGGCGATGCTGTTGTGGTGATGGATGCGGATTTGCAGCACCCGACATACCTCCTGCACGATTTTATTAAAGGGTATGAGGAAGGCTATGATCAAGTGGTCGCCCAGCGCAACAGAAAGGGAGACAACCCCGTGCGCTCCTATTTGTCATCCCTTTATTACCGCTTTATCAACAATGCGGTAGAGGTTGATTTAAGGGACGGCGTCGGCGATTTTCGTCTTTTAAGCAGAAAAGCCGTTAATGCGATGCTGAAGCTGAGCGAAGGCAACAGGTTCTCAAAAGGGCTGTTTTGCTGGATCGGTTTTGACCAAAAGATTGTTTATTACGAGAACGTCGAAAGGAAAAACGGAAAATCCAAGTGGTCGTTCCGCCACTTGTTGAACTATGGAATCGACGGGATTGTGTCGTTCAACAACAGACCGCTGAGAATGTGTTTTTACGCCGGTATTTTTATCCTTTTTCTATCGCTTATTTATATCGCGGCCACATTCATCAGGATCTTAAAATACGGTGTGATTGTTCCCGGCTATTTTACGATTATTTCCGCCGTCCTGTTTCTCGGCGGCGTTCAGCTTCTCAGCCTCGGAATTATCGGCGAATACATCGGGCGCATTTATTATGAGACGAAAAAGCGGCCTCATTACTTGATACAGGAGGCAAACATCGCTCATGGAGAAACTCATGAAAATCGTGAATCCTGA
- a CDS encoding GtrA family protein: MEKLMKIVNPEFIRFAVVGVVNTLNYYAVYLLLHVLLQLNYMVSHIAAFFVSLVISFFLNCYFTFKIKPTLAKFLQFPLTQLFNLTVSSLFVYTFVNFFKMNSEAAPLASMFLTVPLTFLVTGKILKKDRGRV, translated from the coding sequence ATGGAGAAACTCATGAAAATCGTGAATCCTGAATTTATTCGCTTTGCCGTTGTCGGTGTAGTGAATACTTTGAATTACTATGCGGTTTATTTGCTGCTGCATGTTTTGCTTCAGTTGAATTATATGGTTTCGCATATTGCAGCTTTTTTCGTCAGCCTTGTGATTTCCTTTTTTCTGAACTGCTATTTTACTTTTAAAATCAAGCCGACGCTGGCAAAGTTTTTGCAATTTCCGCTGACACAGCTCTTTAATTTGACGGTATCTTCTTTGTTCGTCTACACGTTTGTGAATTTTTTCAAGATGAACAGTGAGGCAGCTCCGCTTGCCTCCATGTTTTTAACCGTTCCTCTGACATTTTTAGTGACAGGGAAGATTTTGAAAAAAGACAGGGGAAGAGTATGA
- a CDS encoding YfhO family protein, translated as MKKTVFLFVIASIAVSVAAHSFFLYEWAHDRYMTGNGDGLAQMIIFKSFLFEQYKQGNFFYSYSFGLGGGIYSQLGYYFTTSFVFIASFAAVFLMQLLHLAGDADPLFWAQAAVFISVIKLSLIILAAAYALNGMVKNKLAAFTGAVLYGTSVIYFRHTVFWEFFSDAMLWLPLLVAGAEKVIREKRTALFITACSLTLINNFYFAYINLIFIAIYIIFRWLIRLDPEKEAPRWKQFRMFAASGLISFGISAISFVPAVYGFLNNLRPPYDQAVAVYDLTDNILFSSRIVLLPAVFMLFLFAFSFYKNKTFRLFASISVLLVLLHYSPLAASAFNGFSAPQNRFEYLLAFTIGGAAAAGMTELKNIRRKEMIWSILLVLLVYIAVIWRKDLDLSLMQNWSIIVLLFLTIAIFTAAGFQYKKSQLFLHVCILLSSVLVANTYQKYVLSESSGIKNVTKSYLTSNEYNGEEQRRLLNNIRKDDKGDPYTRIDWMNGVRNNTPLMQDFNGFSAYSSILNRDLLLFYWEDLQIDMGRESVSRYASMGDRANLYSLLYGKYYMTEKDNAANVPYGFIQTDESEHYTVYKNKYTLPFIRTARTLFTEKALADAPVLAREHAMLEGIVLENGGNGKEQPPSVPDLMKQTKLKTEGASYHNGFLDVTAENGGIDLIPEGGVPKEGDYYVGFYLKSLAKDQFFNLRVNDYVTSRKSNQSIYKTGVYDLTIRVPKTDKISIRLPKGKYQLDHLRLHQEDYQLLKKAAAKKTPAADLNWRNNQVSISFDNQNGDRYMVLPVPYEKGWEVTVNGKTQTVQKANYAFIGIPIEKGKNNIRLVYYPPYFKATLAVTVISLIIGIWYSRRRKKLGS; from the coding sequence ATGAAGAAAACAGTTTTTCTATTTGTGATCGCAAGCATTGCAGTTTCCGTGGCCGCCCATTCTTTTTTTCTGTATGAATGGGCGCATGACCGTTATATGACGGGGAACGGCGACGGACTTGCACAAATGATCATTTTTAAGTCGTTTCTTTTTGAGCAATACAAACAAGGGAACTTCTTTTATTCGTATTCTTTCGGTCTCGGGGGCGGCATCTACAGCCAGCTCGGCTATTATTTCACGACTTCTTTTGTCTTCATCGCTTCATTCGCGGCCGTTTTTCTGATGCAGCTTTTGCATTTGGCCGGGGATGCGGATCCTTTGTTTTGGGCGCAGGCCGCCGTATTCATCAGTGTCATCAAGCTCAGCCTGATCATTTTAGCGGCAGCGTATGCGTTAAACGGTATGGTGAAAAACAAGCTTGCCGCCTTTACGGGTGCGGTTTTGTATGGCACATCGGTAATCTATTTCAGGCACACGGTGTTCTGGGAATTTTTCAGCGACGCCATGCTGTGGCTGCCGCTGCTTGTCGCCGGAGCTGAGAAAGTCATCAGAGAAAAGCGGACAGCACTGTTTATTACCGCTTGTTCTTTGACGCTGATCAATAACTTTTACTTTGCCTATATCAACTTGATTTTCATTGCGATCTATATCATCTTCCGCTGGCTGATCAGGCTTGACCCGGAAAAGGAGGCGCCGAGGTGGAAACAATTCAGAATGTTCGCCGCTTCAGGCCTGATTTCTTTCGGAATCAGCGCGATTTCCTTTGTGCCTGCAGTTTACGGCTTTTTAAACAATTTGCGGCCGCCGTATGACCAGGCTGTCGCTGTATACGATCTGACGGACAACATTCTGTTTTCCAGCCGCATTGTCTTGCTGCCGGCTGTCTTTATGCTGTTCTTGTTCGCATTTTCCTTCTATAAAAATAAAACGTTCAGGCTGTTTGCCTCAATCAGTGTGCTGCTTGTGCTTCTGCATTACAGCCCGCTTGCGGCAAGCGCATTCAACGGTTTCTCCGCTCCGCAGAACCGCTTTGAATACCTGCTCGCTTTTACGATCGGGGGAGCGGCGGCCGCAGGAATGACCGAACTGAAAAACATCAGGCGGAAAGAGATGATATGGTCTATCCTGCTTGTCCTTCTGGTTTATATCGCGGTCATTTGGCGGAAAGACTTGGATTTATCACTTATGCAAAATTGGAGCATTATTGTGCTTCTGTTCCTGACAATCGCCATATTTACGGCGGCGGGGTTTCAATATAAGAAATCGCAGCTTTTTTTGCACGTCTGCATTTTATTATCGTCCGTCCTCGTGGCGAACACGTATCAAAAGTATGTTCTGTCTGAGTCAAGCGGCATTAAAAACGTCACGAAAAGCTATTTGACCAGCAATGAGTACAATGGCGAAGAACAGCGCCGCCTCCTGAACAACATTCGAAAAGACGATAAGGGTGACCCCTATACAAGGATCGACTGGATGAACGGCGTCCGCAACAATACTCCGCTGATGCAGGATTTTAACGGCTTCAGCGCCTACTCAAGCATTCTCAATCGCGATCTTCTTCTGTTTTATTGGGAAGACCTTCAAATCGATATGGGAAGGGAAAGCGTCAGCCGCTACGCATCGATGGGCGACCGGGCCAACTTGTACAGTCTGCTGTACGGCAAGTATTACATGACGGAAAAAGACAATGCCGCCAATGTTCCGTACGGGTTTATTCAAACGGATGAATCAGAGCACTACACAGTTTATAAAAACAAATACACCTTGCCGTTTATCCGGACGGCGCGAACGTTGTTTACGGAAAAAGCTTTAGCAGATGCGCCAGTTTTAGCGCGGGAGCATGCGATGCTTGAAGGAATCGTGCTTGAGAATGGCGGTAACGGAAAAGAGCAGCCGCCGAGCGTTCCTGATTTGATGAAGCAGACGAAGCTGAAAACCGAGGGGGCGAGCTATCATAACGGCTTCCTCGACGTCACCGCTGAAAACGGAGGCATCGATCTCATTCCCGAAGGCGGGGTTCCAAAAGAAGGCGACTATTATGTCGGATTTTATTTAAAAAGCCTTGCAAAAGACCAGTTCTTCAACTTGCGGGTCAATGATTATGTAACATCAAGAAAGTCAAACCAGTCGATTTACAAAACAGGTGTTTACGATTTAACGATCAGGGTGCCGAAAACAGATAAAATTTCAATCAGGCTGCCAAAAGGGAAATATCAATTGGACCATTTGAGGCTGCACCAGGAAGACTATCAATTGCTGAAAAAAGCCGCCGCCAAAAAAACGCCGGCCGCCGACTTGAACTGGCGGAACAATCAAGTGTCCATCAGCTTTGACAATCAAAACGGAGACCGCTACATGGTGCTGCCGGTTCCGTACGAAAAAGGCTGGGAAGTCACTGTAAACGGAAAAACGCAAACCGTTCAAAAGGCAAATTACGCGTTTATTGGAATCCCCATCGAAAAAGGGAAGAACAACATCCGTCTCGTTTATTACCCGCCGTACTTCAAAGCTACCTTGGCGGTTACAGTCATCAGCCTCATCATCGGAATCTGGTACAGCAGAAGGAGAAAAAAGCTTGGCTCTTAA
- a CDS encoding metal-dependent hydrolase, translating to MDTGTHVVMGVALGGIATLDPVVGMDPSMAQAVMIATIAGSQAPDIDTVLKLKNNAVYIRHHRGFTHSIPAVLAWSLMIPGILMLFYPEANLLHLWLWTLAAVALHVFVDIFNAYGTQAVRPFSRKWVALGLINTFDPFIFVSHLIAIAFWLAGAHQGYTFLALYIVLAGYYLVRYFMQRKIKHELREKIDDIEEIIISPTMKFRQWRIAVKAKSAFYVGRSMDGNVVIVDTFNRVPLPDTDVMKAAKQDKNISAFLSFSPVYKWEIDTYKDHYEVRFIDLRYRSKGHYPFVAIAHIDRDTLELITSYTGWIFSEEKLQKKLKLGSV from the coding sequence ATGGATACTGGCACACATGTTGTCATGGGCGTTGCACTCGGAGGCATCGCGACGCTTGATCCAGTTGTCGGAATGGACCCATCAATGGCTCAAGCCGTGATGATTGCGACAATCGCCGGATCTCAGGCTCCGGATATCGATACCGTTTTGAAATTGAAAAACAACGCTGTTTATATTAGGCACCACAGGGGATTCACCCACTCCATCCCCGCTGTTCTCGCCTGGTCGCTGATGATTCCGGGCATTCTCATGCTGTTTTATCCCGAAGCCAATCTGCTTCACCTGTGGCTTTGGACCCTTGCCGCGGTCGCGCTTCATGTGTTCGTGGATATTTTTAACGCATACGGGACACAGGCGGTCAGACCGTTTTCAAGGAAATGGGTAGCGCTCGGCTTGATTAATACATTTGATCCGTTTATTTTCGTCAGCCATCTCATAGCCATCGCCTTTTGGCTGGCAGGCGCGCATCAAGGCTATACATTTTTGGCTCTTTACATCGTCTTGGCCGGTTATTATCTGGTGAGGTATTTCATGCAGAGGAAAATCAAGCATGAGCTCCGTGAAAAAATCGATGATATTGAAGAAATCATTATTTCGCCTACGATGAAATTCAGGCAATGGCGAATCGCCGTCAAAGCAAAATCGGCTTTTTACGTCGGACGGAGCATGGATGGAAACGTCGTGATCGTCGACACATTCAACAGGGTGCCTTTACCGGATACGGATGTGATGAAAGCGGCGAAACAGGATAAGAACATTTCGGCGTTTCTTTCGTTCTCACCGGTTTACAAATGGGAGATCGATACGTATAAGGATCATTACGAAGTCCGCTTTATCGATCTGCGATACCGCAGCAAAGGACACTACCCTTTCGTGGCGATCGCACACATCGACAGGGACACGCTCGAATTAATCACCTCCTATACCGGATGGATTTTCAGCGAGGAAAAACTTCAAAAAAAATTAAAGCTTGGCTCTGTTTAA
- the mutY gene encoding A/G-specific adenine glycosylase produces MMDLQKKLEQKNIKQFQEDLISWYEQEKRDLPWRSDSDPYKVWVSEVMLQQTRVDTVIPYFNNFIEKFPTVEALAEADEEKVLKAWEGLGYYSRVRNLQSAVREVHERYGGVVPPSKEEFGSLKGVGPYTRGAVLSIAYNQPVPAVDGNVMRVMSRILSVWDDIAKPKTKTLFEKIVEAFISEEKPSEFNQGLMELGAVICTPKSPSCLLCPVREHCSAFAEGCEKELPVKSKKKKPSVKTLAAVVLTDEEGYIYIHKRPASGLLANLWEFPNTETQKGLKYEREQLAAFLKEEAGIEAEIGPLEGVVEHVFTHLVWNISVFFGKTLDQPDDSYFKKVTKEELAEYAFPVSHQKIWNMYMK; encoded by the coding sequence ATGATGGATCTGCAAAAGAAATTAGAGCAAAAAAACATCAAACAATTTCAAGAAGATTTAATTTCTTGGTATGAGCAAGAAAAACGGGATCTGCCTTGGCGCTCAGACAGCGACCCTTATAAGGTGTGGGTGTCGGAAGTAATGCTTCAGCAGACGAGAGTGGACACGGTGATTCCTTACTTCAACAACTTTATCGAAAAGTTTCCGACCGTGGAAGCGCTCGCTGAAGCCGACGAAGAAAAAGTGCTTAAAGCCTGGGAAGGACTGGGATACTATTCAAGGGTTCGGAACTTGCAGAGCGCTGTCAGGGAAGTTCACGAACGATACGGGGGTGTGGTCCCTCCTTCAAAAGAGGAATTCGGCAGCTTAAAAGGCGTCGGCCCTTATACAAGAGGCGCGGTGCTGAGCATCGCCTACAATCAGCCGGTCCCCGCGGTAGACGGAAATGTCATGCGGGTCATGTCACGGATTCTTTCCGTATGGGATGATATTGCAAAGCCTAAAACCAAAACCCTGTTTGAAAAAATTGTCGAAGCGTTTATTTCTGAGGAAAAACCGTCCGAGTTTAACCAGGGGCTGATGGAGCTGGGCGCTGTCATCTGTACGCCGAAATCGCCATCATGCCTTCTCTGCCCGGTCCGAGAGCACTGTTCTGCTTTTGCAGAAGGCTGTGAAAAAGAGCTTCCGGTTAAAAGCAAAAAGAAAAAACCTTCGGTAAAAACCCTTGCAGCTGTCGTCCTGACTGATGAAGAAGGATACATCTATATCCATAAAAGACCGGCATCAGGTCTTTTGGCAAACCTTTGGGAATTCCCAAACACAGAAACGCAGAAAGGCCTGAAGTACGAGCGCGAGCAGCTTGCGGCGTTTTTGAAAGAAGAGGCCGGAATAGAAGCTGAAATCGGTCCGCTCGAAGGAGTCGTAGAGCATGTGTTTACACACCTTGTCTGGAACATTTCTGTCTTTTTCGGGAAAACTCTCGATCAACCGGATGATTCATACTTTAAAAAGGTCACGAAAGAAGAGCTTGCTGAATACGCCTTCCCGGTTTCGCATCAGAAAATATGGAATATGTATATGAAATAG
- the fabL gene encoding enoyl-[acyl-carrier-protein] reductase FabL has translation MEQRKCALITGSSRGVGKAAALRFAENGYNIVINYARSKKAALETAEEIEKLGVKALVVKANVGQPAKIKDMFQQIEEAFGRLDVFVNNAASGVLRPVMELEESHWDWTMNINAKALLFCAQEAAKLMEKTGGGHIVSISSLGSIRYLENYTTVGVSKAALESLTRYLAVELAQKNIIVNAVSGGAIDTDALKHFPNREELLEDARQNTPAGRMVEISDMVDAVEFLTSGKADMIRGQTIIIDGGRSLLV, from the coding sequence ATGGAACAAAGAAAATGTGCCCTTATTACAGGAAGCAGCCGCGGCGTCGGCAAAGCAGCAGCGCTGAGGTTTGCCGAAAACGGCTACAATATCGTCATCAACTATGCTAGAAGCAAAAAAGCGGCCCTTGAGACGGCTGAAGAAATCGAAAAGCTCGGTGTCAAAGCATTGGTCGTCAAGGCGAATGTCGGACAGCCGGCGAAAATAAAAGATATGTTTCAGCAAATCGAGGAGGCGTTCGGCAGACTGGACGTGTTCGTCAACAATGCTGCATCCGGCGTATTGCGCCCTGTCATGGAGCTTGAGGAAAGCCATTGGGACTGGACGATGAACATCAATGCGAAAGCTCTGCTATTCTGCGCGCAGGAAGCGGCAAAGCTGATGGAGAAAACGGGAGGCGGCCACATTGTCAGCATCAGCTCGCTCGGTTCAATCCGTTATTTGGAAAACTATACGACAGTAGGCGTTTCAAAAGCTGCGCTTGAATCATTGACGAGATATCTTGCCGTAGAGCTTGCGCAGAAAAACATCATCGTTAATGCGGTTTCGGGAGGCGCGATTGATACAGACGCCCTGAAGCATTTTCCGAACCGCGAAGAGCTTCTGGAAGATGCCCGGCAAAATACGCCTGCCGGCCGCATGGTAGAGATCAGCGACATGGTCGATGCGGTGGAATTTTTAACGTCAGGGAAAGCGGACATGATCCGCGGACAGACGATCATTATTGACGGCGGCCGTTCACTGCTCGTATAA
- a CDS encoding YgaB family protein translates to MPEFENLVQGQMEIMDKLLYLQAEIERCQKIEKELAALEKKAQLLSIREDISQKRKDLAQIQDLFQKQTEQVIQAYQRIEA, encoded by the coding sequence ATGCCGGAATTTGAAAATTTGGTTCAGGGGCAGATGGAGATTATGGATAAGCTGTTGTATCTGCAAGCGGAGATTGAAAGATGCCAGAAAATTGAAAAAGAACTGGCTGCCCTTGAAAAGAAAGCCCAGCTTTTATCGATCCGGGAAGATATATCCCAGAAGCGGAAAGATCTTGCTCAGATTCAGGATTTGTTCCAAAAGCAGACGGAGCAGGTGATTCAGGCTTATCAAAGAATCGAGGCATGA
- a CDS encoding nucleoside tri-diphosphate phosphatase yields the protein MGFPKEGETIQIHSYKHNGQIHRIWNETTILKATELCIIGANDRTMVTESDGRTWVTREPAICYFHAKQWFNVIGMLREDGIYYYCNISSPFALDDEAIKYIDYDLDVKVFPDMTYHILDEDEYADHKKAMNYPKEIDGILRYHLNTLLHWIHQRKGPFASEFIDIWYERYLHYTK from the coding sequence ATGGGCTTTCCCAAGGAAGGAGAAACCATTCAAATTCATAGCTATAAGCACAATGGGCAGATTCATCGGATTTGGAACGAAACAACGATTTTAAAAGCAACGGAATTGTGCATCATCGGCGCCAATGACCGGACAATGGTCACGGAATCTGACGGCCGGACATGGGTGACGCGAGAGCCCGCCATTTGTTATTTCCATGCAAAGCAGTGGTTTAACGTCATCGGCATGCTTCGTGAAGACGGGATTTATTACTATTGCAACATCAGCTCGCCGTTTGCTTTGGACGATGAAGCCATCAAATACATCGACTATGATTTAGATGTAAAGGTCTTCCCGGATATGACGTATCATATTCTTGATGAAGATGAGTACGCGGATCATAAAAAGGCGATGAATTATCCGAAGGAAATCGACGGCATTTTAAGGTACCACTTAAATACGCTGCTGCATTGGATACACCAAAGAAAAGGCCCGTTTGCATCTGAATTTATTGATATTTGGTATGAACGGTATTTGCATTATACAAAATAA